Proteins encoded together in one Chitinophaga varians window:
- a CDS encoding nucleotidyltransferase domain-containing protein, with the protein MNIPENKQRLLTQITAALQPVEGVAAVVLGGSYAAGMASDQSDLDIGIYYYADKPFKVDDIKTVVAKYAVSPATVTGFYEWGPWVNGGAWMMTEQGKVDFLYRNIDQVQQTIDKAVQGEWENHYEQQPPYGFSSVIYLAEVSVCQPLYDPAGVLATWKKTVSVYPQPLKETIIRQSLWSADFTLWQAAGFAEKQDVYNTVGCLARAVKNIMAALFAVNERYPLGDKRVMEQLQGAAKVPVGLREKVDAILCTSLGTLPQNVAQLKALHQEVVLLSDGLYKPLYQL; encoded by the coding sequence ATGAACATACCCGAAAATAAACAACGCCTATTAACACAAATAACGGCCGCTCTGCAACCTGTCGAAGGAGTTGCCGCGGTGGTGCTGGGAGGCTCGTATGCGGCCGGAATGGCATCAGATCAGTCCGATCTGGATATCGGTATTTATTATTATGCAGATAAACCGTTTAAGGTAGATGATATTAAAACAGTAGTGGCGAAATATGCGGTCAGTCCCGCTACGGTGACTGGCTTCTACGAATGGGGCCCCTGGGTGAACGGAGGCGCATGGATGATGACGGAACAGGGTAAGGTGGATTTTCTGTACCGGAATATCGATCAGGTACAGCAGACTATTGACAAGGCGGTGCAGGGAGAATGGGAGAATCATTATGAGCAACAACCTCCTTATGGTTTCTCTTCTGTCATTTACCTGGCAGAGGTGAGTGTCTGTCAGCCTTTATATGATCCTGCCGGTGTGTTGGCCACCTGGAAAAAAACGGTGTCCGTTTATCCGCAGCCACTAAAGGAAACGATTATACGGCAATCGCTGTGGTCGGCGGATTTCACCCTCTGGCAGGCAGCAGGGTTTGCAGAAAAGCAGGATGTGTATAACACCGTCGGCTGTTTGGCCAGGGCGGTGAAAAATATCATGGCTGCGTTGTTTGCCGTTAATGAACGTTATCCGCTGGGAGACAAAAGAGTGATGGAGCAGCTGCAGGGCGCCGCCAAAGTGCCGGTTGGCCTGCGGGAAAAGGTGGACGCGATATTATGTACGTCCCTTGGCACTTTGCCGCAAAACGTAGCGCAACTAAAGGCGCTGCATCAGGAAGTGGTACTGCTGTCGGATGGATTGTATAAACCATTATATCAGCTATAA